A genomic stretch from Solanum stenotomum isolate F172 chromosome 8, ASM1918654v1, whole genome shotgun sequence includes:
- the LOC125874738 gene encoding phragmoplastin interacting protein 1 yields MVQSNKKLKQKLRAAKAELLASSEVKQEEGSMNEKTKQKQKKRKRDETDGLDKDKGELGKPMKKKKKKKKKKNKGKKKVEDGQVVEGMNVGDGGNGQVASAAHTSKTEEREESVDISNKVYVGGIPYYSTEDDIRSYFEGCGTITEVDCMNFPDSGKFRGIAIITFKTEAAAKRAMALDGSDMGGLFLKIQSYKSAKANKVSNFSPNMVEGYNRVYAGNLSWNVTEDDLKNVFSDCSISSIRFGEDKETGEFRGYAHVDFSDSVSVNMALKLDQKIVCGRPVRISCAVAKEGAVKKGGATDSRPMLKDQNVDSVATSTVSAKIRRRTCYECGERGHLSSSCPKKQETDQKEQVAS; encoded by the exons ATGGTTCAATCAAACAAGAAGTTGAAACAAAAACTAAGAGCAGCTAAAGCTGAACTGTTAGCTTCTTCTGAAGTTAAACAGGAAGAAGGGAGTATGAATGagaaaactaaacaaaaacagaagaagaggaagagagaTGAAACTGATGGGTTAGACAAGGATAAAGGGGAGCTGGGGAAAcctatgaagaagaagaagaaaaagaagaaaaagaagaataaagggAAGAAAAAAGTAGAAGATGGACAAGTTGTGGAGGGTATGAATGTTGGGGATGGAGGAAATGGACAAGTAGCATCAGCAGCCCACACTAGTAAAACTGAGGAAAG GGAAGAAAGCGTTGATATTTCTAATAAAGTTTATGTCGGAGGTATTCCTTATTATTCCACTGAGGATGATATTAGGAGTTACTTTGAAGGTTGTGGCACCATTACGGAGGTTGATTGTATGAATTTCCCTGACAGCGGAAAGTTTAGAGGAATTGCCATTATCACTTTTAAG ACTGAAGCAGCCGCTAAGAGAGCCATGGCACTGGATGGTTCTGATAT GGGTGGACTATTCCTGAAAATCCAGTCATACAAGTCCGCTAAAGCTAACAAAGTGTCCAACTTCTCACCAAACATGGTGGAAGGGTATAATAGGGTATATGCGGGTAACTTATCATGGAATGTAACAGAGGATGACTTGAAGAATGTTTTTTCAGATTGCAGCATTAGTTCTATTCGATTCGGTGAAGATAAAGAAACAGGAGAATTTCGAGGTTATGCCCATGTGGATTTTTCTGATAGTGTCTCCGTAAACATGGCATTGAAGTTGGATCAAAAGATTGTATGTGGTAGACCTGTTAGAATAAGCTGTGCTGTTGCGAAGGAAGGAGCTGTTAAGAAAGGAGGTGCAACAGATTCAAGACCTATGCTGAAAGATCAAAATGTGGATAGTGTTGCAACAAGCACAGTTAGTGCAAAGATTAGGAGGCGAACATGTTACGAATGTGGAGAGCGTGGTCACCTTTCATCGTCTTGTCCAAAGAAGCAAGAAACTGATCAGAAAGAACAAGTTGCTAGTTGA